Proteins encoded by one window of Acetivibrio thermocellus ATCC 27405:
- a CDS encoding MATE family efflux transporter, whose translation MKDISANTSSSGNPLGYAPVLGLIGKFAIPSIISMLVAAAYNITDQIFIGRLVGMLGNGATSVAFPVVTFTTAFAQLIGVGTAANFNINMGAKREKEAKHFVGTGITLMPTVGLLIFCIVFVLKKQILLLCGATENVLPLAMTYLGITAIGLPFQLFTTASSSLIRADGSPTYSMICNVTGAILNVFLDWLFMFVFGWGIQGAATATVIGQIVSFLLCAIYYFKFRTFQITRRMLGIKWYYAKRIAKLGTSNFINHTIMMLVNIVLNNSLKIYGAMSIYGSDIPLAVSGIIAKLNSVLSAFSIGLAQGCQPILGFNMGAKNYSRVKETYKKAVSIAIGISVLAFILFQCFPRQITGIFGSGDELYGDELYFEFAEKYLKIYMFMVCVFGIQPVTINYFTGTGNVRQGIILSLSRQGFFLIPLLLILPQFLGLTGVLYAGPIADFMACLLSLTMITLNFKKLDSGREVADK comes from the coding sequence ATGAAAGACATATCTGCAAATACAAGTTCAAGTGGCAATCCACTCGGTTATGCACCTGTACTTGGATTAATTGGCAAGTTTGCCATTCCGTCTATTATCAGCATGCTGGTTGCAGCAGCCTATAATATTACAGATCAGATTTTCATCGGTCGTTTGGTTGGTATGCTTGGCAATGGAGCTACCAGTGTAGCCTTTCCTGTTGTAACCTTTACAACGGCTTTTGCCCAGCTGATTGGAGTTGGAACTGCAGCAAACTTCAATATTAATATGGGTGCGAAAAGAGAGAAGGAGGCAAAGCATTTTGTCGGAACAGGTATTACACTGATGCCTACCGTCGGACTGTTAATTTTCTGTATTGTATTTGTTCTGAAAAAACAAATTCTTCTTCTTTGTGGTGCCACGGAGAATGTACTTCCCCTGGCTATGACCTATCTCGGCATTACAGCCATAGGACTGCCTTTCCAGCTCTTTACTACTGCAAGCAGCAGTTTGATTCGGGCTGACGGTAGCCCCACATATTCTATGATTTGTAATGTTACCGGTGCTATATTGAATGTGTTCCTGGATTGGTTGTTCATGTTTGTATTTGGCTGGGGAATTCAAGGTGCTGCGACAGCAACAGTGATTGGGCAGATTGTATCCTTTCTCCTTTGTGCAATCTACTATTTTAAGTTCAGAACCTTTCAAATAACCCGAAGAATGTTGGGTATAAAATGGTATTATGCAAAACGGATTGCAAAACTTGGAACTTCTAATTTCATTAATCATACCATTATGATGCTTGTAAACATTGTTTTGAATAATAGCCTGAAAATCTACGGCGCCATGTCCATTTACGGCAGCGATATTCCATTGGCAGTATCCGGTATTATTGCAAAATTAAACAGTGTTCTTTCTGCCTTTTCCATTGGTTTGGCACAAGGATGTCAGCCAATTTTAGGTTTTAATATGGGGGCGAAAAATTATTCCAGAGTGAAGGAAACTTATAAAAAAGCTGTCTCCATCGCTATAGGTATTAGTGTTCTGGCTTTTATTTTGTTTCAATGCTTTCCGAGACAAATTACCGGGATTTTCGGAAGCGGAGATGAACTATATGGAGATGAACTGTACTTTGAGTTTGCAGAGAAATATCTGAAAATTTATATGTTTATGGTATGCGTTTTTGGTATACAGCCAGTGACAATCAATTACTTTACCGGTACGGGAAATGTGAGGCAGGGAATTATACTTTCATTATCAAGGCAAGGTTTCTTTCTCATTCCTTTGCTTTTGATTCTGCCACAATTTCTGGGACTGACCGGTGTTCTTTATGCTGGTCCCATAGCAGATTTCATGGCCTGCCTTCTGTCTCTTACCATGATAACCTTAAATTTTAAAAAATTAGATTCCGGGCGAGAGGTAGCTGATAAATGA
- a CDS encoding MarR family winged helix-turn-helix transcriptional regulator, translating to MNKSIGRLINLLARKSQMYLGKVLSQYNLTAAEEPFFMALQNREGITQEELTSIVCVDKAATARAVRSLEEKGYLLRIQDEKDKRQNRVYPTEKAKQIGQEVRTELMKFNKLLTRNIKEEDLDRLYSLLLQMEENMNKIFKEMIYQGNEEQE from the coding sequence TTGAATAAAAGTATAGGAAGATTAATTAATCTTTTGGCAAGAAAAAGTCAGATGTATCTTGGCAAGGTTCTCAGTCAATACAATCTTACGGCAGCAGAAGAGCCGTTTTTTATGGCTCTGCAAAACCGTGAGGGAATAACCCAGGAGGAATTAACCTCCATTGTTTGTGTTGACAAAGCAGCTACTGCGCGGGCTGTAAGATCTTTGGAAGAAAAAGGCTATCTTTTGCGAATACAAGATGAAAAGGATAAAAGGCAAAACCGGGTTTATCCGACTGAGAAGGCAAAACAAATCGGGCAGGAAGTAAGAACGGAATTGATGAAGTTTAACAAGCTTTTAACCCGAAATATAAAAGAGGAAGATCTGGACAGGCTTTATTCTTTATTGCTGCAGATGGAAGAGAATATGAATAAAATTTTTAAAGAAATGATATATCAGGGAAATGAGGAACAAGAATGA
- a CDS encoding GNAT family N-acetyltransferase produces MIVLRDVAGSDESMYQALQSDLDLTDYLSRFCPYNSSVANYDTSKVCWFIIEEDTNCIGSIWLERDAQEPDTVILGIFISGKNSRGRGIGSYAIREAIRISKQRMPFRYVRLNVRRNNLRAIRCYEKCGFKVCGEGQKNAKNGAIIDYYRMIMKVED; encoded by the coding sequence ATGATTGTTTTAAGAGATGTTGCAGGCTCTGATGAAAGCATGTATCAAGCTTTGCAGAGTGATTTGGATTTGACTGATTATTTGAGCAGGTTTTGTCCGTATAACAGCAGTGTAGCTAATTATGATACTTCGAAAGTGTGCTGGTTTATCATTGAAGAAGACACAAATTGCATTGGCTCCATATGGCTTGAAAGAGATGCACAAGAGCCTGATACTGTGATACTTGGCATTTTTATTTCCGGAAAGAATAGCAGGGGTAGAGGTATCGGAAGCTACGCGATTAGAGAAGCGATACGGATTTCAAAACAAAGGATGCCTTTTAGATATGTAAGGCTAAATGTTCGAAGGAATAACTTGAGAGCGATACGATGCTATGAGAAATGTGGTTTTAAAGTTTGCGGTGAAGGGCAAAAAAATGCCAAAAACGGTGCAATTATTGACTATTATCGAATGATTATGAAAGTAGAGGATTGA